From a single Paenibacillus sp. FSL W8-0426 genomic region:
- the phoU gene encoding phosphate signaling complex protein PhoU produces MIRRKEFDQELEELRVLLRQMGEHVGSALDGAIESLQTMDAEKAQVIIKNDANLNALEDKIMELGSKLIITQQPVAKDLRRIIVAFKISSDLERMGDLALDIAKVTLRMEGQTLIKPLVDIPRMAEIVKGMIDESIESFLKENTDLAYKMAQTDDQVDQLYSSMIRDLYEFTTDHPNHGSQAMLLMMVGRYIERIGDHATNIGESTVYLVTGKRPDLNQ; encoded by the coding sequence ATGATTCGCAGAAAAGAATTCGACCAGGAGCTTGAAGAACTGCGCGTACTGCTTCGGCAAATGGGTGAGCATGTCGGATCGGCACTGGACGGTGCTATTGAAAGTTTGCAAACGATGGATGCAGAAAAAGCGCAGGTCATCATCAAAAACGATGCGAATTTGAATGCCCTTGAAGACAAAATTATGGAGCTCGGCTCCAAGCTGATCATTACGCAGCAACCTGTGGCGAAAGATTTGCGCCGTATTATCGTGGCCTTCAAAATTTCGAGCGATCTGGAACGCATGGGCGATCTCGCGCTGGATATTGCCAAAGTTACGCTCCGCATGGAAGGACAGACATTGATCAAACCGCTGGTGGATATTCCGCGCATGGCTGAAATCGTGAAAGGTATGATCGACGAGTCCATTGAGTCGTTTCTGAAGGAAAATACCGATCTGGCCTACAAAATGGCGCAGACGGATGATCAGGTGGACCAGCTTTACAGCAGCATGATTCGCGATCTGTACGAATTCACGACAGATCATCCGAACCATGGTTCGCAGGCTATGCTGCTCATGATGGTTGGACGTTACATCGAACGGATTGGCGATCACGCAACCAACATTGGCGAGAGCACGGTATATCTGGTCACGGGCAAACGCCCGGATTTGAATCAATAA